The genomic region CTGCCGCGAACGTGGATTGACTTTCGAGTGCTGCACTCGGTCGTTGATTTGGCCCAGATAAATTCCGACGATACGTGCCTCGCCGCCGGTCTTCACCGTTGCCGAACTTTCTTCGGTGACGATCGCGACCTGCTCGGGTTGTGCCTCGACTTCCTTCGTATCGGGCTGCTGCTCTGCCATCGGGGTGGGGGGCGATGGCTTATCGATCTGCGTGACCTTCGATTCCTTGAGTTGGTCGAGGGGCGGCAAGTCTCCGGGCTTGCCGGAGCTTGGCGCTTTGAGAGGGTTCGGCAGCGGTGTTTCGGTAGGCTGCGCTGCGATCTGTTCAACCGCGTCTTTCTGCGGCGCTGCAATGGCGTCGAGCTGTTCGCTCGGCTTTGTTGTGGGGTGCTCCGGCGCAGGCCGTTGCTCTTCGACAGTTGCGGCAGCGTCGGGTTTCCGGCTTTCAACTTTGCTGGCGACGTCGCGGAGCAGCTGCGCCGTCGCAACGAGGGGGCGTTGGGCAGCCGGAGCTTGCTCGCGAACCGGCGCGACGTCTGGTGTAATTTGTCGTCCGGCGTCATCCGGAAGGTCGATCAGCGGGTTCGACGAGGTCACGGTCGGCGGTTGCGTCGACGGCTTTCGCGGTTCGATTGCCGGAATGTCCTCGGTGTTTTGTGCTTGCTGAACGTCCCGGGCGTCATGAAGTGGTGTCGGCGGCGCGACGGGCGATGATTGTGGAGCTGGTTTCTGCTGCGGAAGCATGGCGACGTCCTGCGCGCTTTTTTCCGGCGCACCGCCGCTCACGTCGCGTAACAGCATCGGCGTAACGGAGCTTGACGCTTCCGGCGGCGGCTTGCGCTCGTCCATCGGCACGACGTCCGGCGTCGCAAGGCTTTCGACGCTGTCGCCGCGATTGGCCACGGTATCGAGGACCATGCCCTGCGGCATCAGCTCAATGTCCTGTCCCGTGCCGAAATCGAGGATTTCCAACTCCTCGTTGTGAAGCCTGGGCCATATCGCGTAGCCGATCAAGCCGTGCACGGACAGCGAAAGCAGAATGGCAATCGTTCGCAGCAACATGGCAAGATCCAAGTTCTTCCCTGCTGGGTGCGAGGCGCAACTTGGCTGACGCAAAGATGCAGGCGGACAAAATTAGATTTTCCCGCCGGCCCGATCAACTTTTACTGCTTGTTGCGGTTATGGCGACGCCGAAATGCGGCCTGCGCGCTTAAGTGGGCATGGCCAAGTTGCGGTGCGCTTAGGTCGGCATTGTCAACATGTCCGGCACCCAGCCCTCCGGCGTCTTGCGGAAGAGGGGACATTTAATCGGCGCGTGAACTAGCGCACGGTATGCCGGGTCGATGTCGCCCAGTGTGCGCTCCCAGACTCTCGTTTCCTTAATGGCTGTCACCACGCCGACGATATTCGCGCCGATTTTTTTCATCAGCTCGAGTTCGGCAGAAACCGTGCCGCCTGTCGAAATGACGTCCTCGACAAGCAACACGCGCTTGCCTTCGAGCCGTTCGAGAAGCCGCGGATCGATGAAAACTGTTTTAGGCTTCAGCGGGCTCGTGATCGAGATCACCGGAACGGAGAGTTCGTCCTCGAACCAGAATTTTCGCGAGTACGACAGCGGCACGTAGTAGGGATGGCCGAGCTTCTTTGCGACGGATGCTGCCAGAACCATGCCGAGCGTCGGCATACCGATGACGACTTCAGCGCCGAGCGGGCGGACGAGATCGGCCATCGCCGTGCTCAAGCGGTCTTCGAGCTCAAAAGAATTCTCGGTAATGCACAGGTAGGCAATCGCGGTGTCAAAGTCCGGCGGGAGAGCGAGAAAGGGCAGGTCCGCCCAGTCGCCGTCGGGCAGCTTGATCGGAAAGCTGTTCGAATACGGCGGGTCTGGCAGGACCTTCAGATCCGCGGCGGGAATGATGCGATCCTTGTAACTGCCGCGGTCGGTGTAGTTCAGCATGGGCAACGATCCCCCTATTCGAGATTGGCTCCAAAGCTTAACAAGCTATTTCGCAAGTGCGAAATAAAGTCGAGCACCAGGTGGCATGATTTGTTGAGGGCCTGCGATGCGACGCGCAGATTCGGACTGGGTGCTTCGGCTGCGGTTTCAGATCAGCGAAAGAGAAGCGTGGCCCGTGATGATCGGCGCTCGCATGATGGGAGCGGTCTGGTGCTGCCGGAGGGGATTGAACTCTCGACCTCTCCCTTACCAAGGGAGTGCTCTACCACTGAGCTACGGCAGCTGATTTGGCGTATCGCCTTTGAGGGCCAACGAACGGAAAATTCAGGCGCGCCAACCGGCGTGCCGGAAATGCTCCTGGCTCGGGCGGGCGGACACTGCCACAAGGCTTGACGGCGAGCAAGCCGGAAAGCCAAGCTATCGACAAGGGGGAGGACGGAGCATGAAGATGCAAGTCTTGCGACACATTCCGAGACGCGCGAAGACTGAATGAGCGGAGATTTGCCGCAAAAACCGCCCGCAAATCCGGGTGCAAAGCCGTCGGCTGCCCAGATGTCCCGGAAGCAGCGCCTCGCCGAGGAGTTGCGCGCCAACCTGAAACGCCGCAAGGCTGCGGCGCGGCGCCACAAAGAGACGGATGGGGACGACGGGGAAACATCGTCCGGCAATCATGAGGACTAAGGCTGCTTCACCCGGAAAAGCGGCTTGCCGAGGGTAATGCTCAACGGATAATCACGCGATCTCGGGCCCACTGGCCGATTCGTGCGGATTTTCCACATGGAGACGATTGGAATTCATGGATCGGATCAGAATTGTCGGCGGCCACGCGCTTCGGGGAAGCATCCCGATTTCCGGCGCCAAGAATGCGGCCTTGCCGCTGCTGATCGCCAGCCTTTTGACGGAAGACCGCCTGACGCTGAAGAACGTCCCCAATCTCGCGGACGTCAATCTTCTGGTGCGGATCCTACGTAATCACGGCGTCGACCTTGCCGTCGATGGCAAGCGTTCGAGCCCGTCGGGCCATCTCGGTGACACCATCCATCTGACGGCGCGCGACATCGTCGATACAACCGCGCCCTATGAAATGGTGTCGCGGATGCGGGCGAGCTTCTGGGTGCTTGGTCCGTTGATCGCCCGAATGGGTGAGGCGCGGGTGTCGCTGCCCGGCGGTTGCGCCATCGGTACACGGCCGGTCGACCTGCATCTCACGGGGCTCAAGGCGCTGGGTGCCGAGATCGACATCGACAGCGGCTACGTCGTCGCCAAGGCACCTAAGGGACTTCGCGGCGCGCATATCGTATTTCCGAAGGTATCGGTCGGCGCCACGCATAATGTGCTGTTGGCTGCCGCTCTCGCCAAGGGCGAGACCGTGATCGAGAATGCAGCGCGCGAGCCCGAGATCGGCGACGTGGCGACGTGCCTCACGAAAATGGGCGCGCATGTCGAAGGTATCGGCACGTCAGTGCTGCGCATTCAGGGCCGCGATCGGCTCGAAGGCGCAGTGCATACGGTGCTGCCCGACCGTATCGAAACCGGAACGTTCGCGATGGCGGTCGCGGCGACGGGCGGCGATGTGCTGCTCGAAGGCGCGCACATTCACGATCTCAAGACTGCGCTCGATGTGCTGGGCGAGACGGGCACGTCGGTCGAGGCGACGGAAACCGGCGTGCGCATTGCGCGCAATGGCGGCGGCATCCGGCCGGTGTCGGTCGAGACGCAGCCGTTTCCAGGATTTCCGACCGACCTGCAGGCACAACTGATGGCGCTTTTGACGTGCGCATCGGGAACGAGCGTCATTCGTGAAACGATCTTCGAGAACCGCTTCATGCACGTGCAGGAATTGGCGCGGCTTGGCGCAGACATCCAGCTCCATGGCGACACGGCGACGATCAAAGGCGTGAAAGCGCTGAAAGGCGCGCCTGTGATGGCGACGGATCTTCGCGCCTCTGTGTCGCTCGTTATTGCGGGGCTTGCGGGTGAGGGTGAGACGGTCATCAACCGTGTTTACCATCTGGATCGCGGCTTCGAGCAACTGGAGCGCAAGCTCAGTGCCTGTGGCGCCGAAATCGAGCGTCTCAGCAGCGGTTGAGGTTCTGCACCAGGAGACGTTGCAGCTTTCGGCGCGTCTTTGTATCACTCGGCTTTTCCCAGCCGCCCGCCTGCTTTGCGGAGACAATCGCGCCAGATGCCGGACCTTAAGCTCATCGCCTTCGATACCTTAGACCTCGGTATCATTTCCGCGCATTTGCAGGATGCAGTGCTGCGCGTCGGCGAGATGACATATTTGCCGAAGGAAAAGCGGTTTGCTGCGATCGTCAATCGTTTCGACTGGGCGAATGCGCTGGGCCATTCGCAGACCGCGCAGGGGCGCAGCGACGAGAATTTCGAGCGTCGCCGGGCTGGTATCCGGTTCGAGCGGGTGAATGCTGCGCAAGTCCAGGGCATTGACTTCAAGGACAAAAGAACAGCGCTCGCGCTGCTGGCCGTTACGTTCGAGCCGAAGGGCGGCGAAGGTTCTCCCGAAGGCGATGTCACGTTGACATTTTCGGGTGGCGCGGCCATTCGGCTGAGCGTCGAATGTATCGAGGTCGAACTGAAAGATCTCGGGGCGGCGTGGGGGACAAAACGCTCTCCTGAGCATCCCGAGGATGCAAGCTGATCTGCTTTTCGATCGCTTCCCAAGGACAGATTGCCGATGCCTGTGCGTCTCAACAACAACGATAACGGTTTCGAAGCACAGTTCGCTGAGCTTCTTGGCCTCAAGCGCGAAGTGTCGGTCGATGTCGATAACACAGTGCGCGAGATCATCGCGGATGTCCGCGAGCGTGGTGACGCGGCGCTCGTCGATCTGACGCAGAAGTTCGATCGTCTCGATCTCAGGAAGGCCGGCATTGCGGTGACGGCCGATGAAATCGAGGCGGCGTATGCGGCGTGTTCGAAAGAGACGCTCGATGCGCTGACGTTCGCATGCAATCGCATTGCCGAGCATCACAAGCGCCAATTGCCCACGGACGATCGCTATACGGACGCCGCGGGTGTCGAGCTTGGGCATCGCTGGACGGCGGTGGAATCCGTTGGGCTTTATGTGCCGGGCGGACTTGCGTCGTATCCGAGCTCAGTTCTGATGAATGCCGTGCCGGCAAAAGTTGCGGGCGTGCCGCGCATCGTCATGGTGGTGCCGTCGCCGAGCGGCGATCTCAATCCGCTCGTGCTAGCGGCGGCAAAAATTTCCGGCGTCTCGGAAATCTATCGCATCGGCGGCGCGCAGGCCGTGGCCGCGCTCGCTTACGGCACGGAGACGATCAAGCCGGTCGTAAAAATTGTCGGGCCTGGCAATGCCTATGTCGCAGCGGCGAAGCGGCAGGTGTTCGGCGTCGTTGGCATCGATTCCATCGCGGGACCGTCGGAAGTTCTGGTGATCGCCGACAAGAACAACAATCCGGAATGGATCGCCGCTGATCTTCTGGCGCAGGCCGAGCACGATACGGCGGCGCAGTCGATTTTGATGACGGACGATGCGGAGTTCGCAAACGCCGTCGAAAAGGCCGTGAAGCGCCAGCTCGAAACGCTGCCGCGCGGAAATATCGCGGGCGAAAGCTGGAACACGTACGGCGCGACGATCATTCTAGGATCGCTTGGCGAGGCTGTGCCGTTGGCCGATCGGATCGCTGCCGAACATCTGGAGATTGCAACCGCAGACGCCGAAGATCTCGCGAAACGAATTCGTAACGCGGGTGCTGTTTTCATCGGGAGTGTGACGCCGGAAGTGATCGGCGATTATGTTTCGGGATCGAACCATGTGTTGCCTACGGCGCGGAGCGCGCGGTTCTCATCCGGGCTTGGCGTTCTCGACTTCATGAAGCGGACGTCGATCCTGAAGCTCGATGCGGCGGCGCTGTCAAAACTTGGCCCTGCTGCGATGACGCTTGCTCGCTCGGAAGGGCTCGAAGGGCATCGGCGTTCCGTGGAAATCCGGCTCGAAAAAGCAGGTTAAAAACGAGATGGACCAAACCGTCGCTTCACCGGAAAAGAGCCGGGACCGGCTGATTGAGATCACGCTCGATGCAAAATCGCTCGGGCGGGCTAACTCGAATATCGAGCATGAACGCGAAGTCGCGATCTTCGATATCCTCGACGGGAACAGCTTTCGCGTCGAGGACATGAATGCTGGTCCCTACAAGCTGCATCTGTCGCTGACGGAGGAGCGCCTCGTTCTGGCAATTTCTCCAGCTGAAGGCGGTGATCCGGTTGAACTGGGTATGGCGCTGGCTCCGCTCAAGCGGATCGTGAAAGATTATTTCATGATCTGCGAGTCGTACTACGAAGCAGTGCGAACAGCGCCGCCGGCGCGTATTCAGGCCATCGACGTCAGCCGTCGCGCGCTGCACGACGAAGGCAGTGTGTTGCTCAAGGAAAAGCTGTTGCCGCGGATCGTCGTTGATGAAGATACGGCGCGGCGGCTATTCACACTCGTTTGCTCGCTGCACTGGAAGGGATGAGCGGGCACGATCATTTGCGGGCGAGCAGATACCAGGAGGTCTGCTGGCCGACGCCTTTGATCTCGATATCGGCGCGCGGTTCTAAAACGAACGTGCTTTGCAGCGCGCCCGCGCATGTCGGGCAGATGGCGATAAAGCCTGGTGTGCTCGATTGTTCCAGACGGCTCGCGAGATTGACCGGATCGCCCCACACGTCATAGCTGAATTTATTCTTGCCGATGATGCCTGCCATCATCGGGCCTGATGCCATGCCGACGCGAACGCTGATTGGAATATTTTCCTCAATGCTAATGCGTTTCACTGCCGTGACGATGTCAAGTGCGGTGGCCGCAAGCGCTTCGACATGGTCTTTGCGAGGGACGGGTACGCCAGAGGCGACCATGTAGGCATCGCCGATGGTCTTGATTTTTTCGACGCCGTGGTGATCCGCGATTTCGTCGAAGGCGATGACCAGGTGATTGAGAAGCGCGACCGTTTTTTCCGGGCCGAGGCCGCGCGCCATGCCGACGAAGCCGGTGATGTCGGCGAAAAGCACCGAGGCTTCGGAAAAGCCGTCAGCGATCGTTTCGCCTGGTGCTTCCTTGAGGCGCTCGACCACGCTGTCGGGCAAGACGTTGCGGAGGACCGTCTCGGTTTCGGCCTTGGCACGCTCGAACAGGCTGAAGGCATAATAAACGCAAGCGGCGATCAGTCCGAACGTCGTCACGGCGGCCTGGACGTAGAGCGAGTTGATGGTCTTCTCGTCTGCTCGAAACTTGGCGGCTTCCATGGGAAACGAGAACCAGACGAACAGGTGTAGGATCAGCGCCAGCCAAACGATGGCGATGATGATCCGGAAGCGCCGGGCTTCAAAAATGACGAACGGCGCGGCGGCGGCGATCACGTATTGCAGCGGTGCACCGCCCATCCGTCCGAAAAATGCGGTGAACCCGATGAGAGCGGAAAACTCGGCGACGACGAGCAGCAGTCCGCCAGCGATCTCGTTGTAGCGATGCATGAGCGGCACGAGAGCGACGATCAGCGCGACGCCTAAGTTGATATAGACGGCGGGCAGCATCTCTTTCACGCCAGAGGCCCAGAGCTGGGCTGCATAGATGCAGGTCGTGACGACAACGAGCGCCGAGAATACATTGACGATCTTGAGGCGACGCTGGATGTCCGGCGGATAGCCTTTGATGCCGATGTTGGATATCCGGCGAATAAAACTGCGGATGCCATCGAAAGCGGTTTTCATCCACCCAACTGCCAGCGTAGGCAGGGCACGCCGCTTTTGCCGATCAACGATCGTCATGTGCTTGGTCCGGCGATTGCGGCAAGACGACTAATCTCTGTCGTCGAGGCGGCCGATGCCGCTCAGTGCCGCGATGTTGCAAATGACCTGTTGGCCTCGACGCTCGATGGCGCCTTCCTGTTCGAGCATGCCCAACGCGGCGTTGACCTTCGGACGGCTGGCGCCGACGAGCAGGGCGAGCTCGCTTTGTGAAATGGGGAGGGCAAGCGAAACTTTCTCGGCTTTTCCGGCCGGGTCCTTCTGGCGAACAGATGCAAGGAAAAAGCGCGCAAGCCGGGCTTCGATCGGATGCAGGGCGATTGCTTCCAGTTGCTCATCGGCATCGCGCAGACGGCCGGCAAGAAAACGCACCGCGGCTTCGCCGACGGAGGGCTGTGTTCCGAGCAGCCGGACGAACGCGGCTTTCGACAGCATCAACGTTTCGACCTTGTTGACGGCGGTCGCGTCGGCGGAGCGGGGAAGGCCGTCGAAGACCGCCAACTCGCCGAAGATCGAAGGGGCCTCGACATGCGCAAAAGATAGTTCGCGGCCATCGGACGTCAGGACCGAAAGCCGGACGCGGCCCTTGGTGACGATATGAAGCTCTAAACCGGCCTGACCGCGCGAAAAGATGATCTGGCCGGGCTCATAGGCGGAATCACGAAGCTCTGCCGCGACAGCCTTTCGGCTCGATTCGTCGAGCGTGCCGAAAAGCGGCGTCCTGGCAAGTACGTCGGCGGGGTCTGGTTTCAGAGCCATTGCGGCCATCAAATCTGGGAAAGATCAGGCTATTCATGCCCTGTTTTGTTGCCGCCTGCAACGCATGGGGCTGGGACTTGCAAAGGCTGGGACGACGGCCGCATTGTTCGCCTCGTGTGTGTCGCCTTTATTCTATCGCCTGTGGTCACGGTTATGATAACGACGCTCATGAGCAGTTTATTGCCCGTCTTTGCCCGGACCGGCGTGCCCGGACGAGAAACGCTGCGGCGCACGCTGTCGCGCGAGCGATCGGAGACGAACGCCGCTATCGAGCGGCCGCAGCTTGTGCTCGCCAGCGCCAGTCCCCGCCGGGTTACGCTTCTGGCTCAGGTCGGGGTGAACCCGGATGCACTGCGTCCCGCCTCTATCGACGAGACGCCGAAGCGCGGAGAAATGCCGCGTGCCCTGGTGTCCCGGCTGGCCCGCGCCAAGGCGGAAGTGGCACGCGCGCAAATCGCCAACGATCCGGAGCTTGCAGGCGCCTACATTTTAGCCGCCGATACAGTCGTTGCGATGGGTCGCAAGATTCTGATGAAGCCGGCGCACATCGAAGAGGCGATGGCGTCGCTACAACTTCTTTCGGGCCGGACACACAAGGTCCAGACCTGCATTTGCCTGATTACGCCGGACGATCGCGTACGGACGAAGATCGTCGATACGCGGGTGCGCTTCCGCTATCTCAATAAGGCGGAGCTTGAATCCTACATCGCCTCGCGTGAATGGCGCGGCAAAGCCGGCGGATACGCCATTCAGGGCTTGGCCGGTTGCTTCGTGCAGCGGCTGATTGGCTCTTATACGAACGTGGTTGGCCTGCCCTTGACGGAAGTCGTGGGGCTTCTCAATTCCGAGAAGTTCCCGATCCAGTACAACTGGCTGAAATACGCCGAAGTCGACCGCGATTGAGTTTCGTTATGTCCGCTGCCAAGTCCGGAGCGAAGCCGCTCAAGTGCCCGATCTGCGGCAAGGAGGCTGCCGAGGCCTATCGGCCGTTCTGCTCTAAGCGCTGTGCCGATATCGACCTCGCGCGGTGGTTTACGGGCGGTTATGCCATTGCCGGACGGGACGAAGACGAGGGCGACAACGCGACGCCGCCCGAGAACGGTAAGCGTTCGGGGGACGAAGACGAGGGGGTATAAAAAAGCCTTGCGAGAGGCGCTTGCATACCGCCAATCGCCCCCCTATAAGGACCGCCTACTTCGTTCGGGGCTCTGCGCCGCGGAGGCAGGCCCAGGTAGCTCAGTTGGTAGAGCATGCGACTGAAAATCGCAGTGTCGGCAGTTCAATTCTGCCCCTGGGCACCATTGCCCAACGCATTCTTTGAATTCCTCGCTAAAATTCGTTCAGCAGAACACGGCCTCAAGCCGGAAAATCTGGCGTCCTTGTACGTACGGGGCGGAATGCTCGCGACGGCCGCATAAAAGCATGGTCGTGCCTATCGTTGATCACTCATTGTAACGGCGGAGCAGAGGCTGTTAGGCTTCGCCTTCCCCGTGAAGTGCAGTGCGCCCCTCCACTACACTTTCGCGATCGGCCGCGTGTCGGCGTTCACAAATGAAATCCAGTACGTCCGGGTATTCGACCGGAGACGGAGAGATTTATGAACCACGACGTCATTTCTCGTCGCGAGCACGACGGTGATAGCTCGGCGATCGACCGCCGTCGTTTTTTTCTTGGCGCTACGGGGGTCACAGCGGCAGGGATGCTGGCTGCGAACAATGTGAGCGCGGCTGCTCAGGCAGTATCCGCGCCGGAGAAGCCGAGACTAAGTTTTCGGCATGGCGGCAGTGGGCCATCCCGTTATCATCCCTCGTTCGTGAAGGACGTCGGTCTGCTCACCGACCTCAACGCCACGAACCAAGGAGGGGCGTGGTGGAACTTCGATACGTACATTACGCCAGTCGAAGAATTCTACATTCGCAACGAATATCCGACCCCGCGTGCGGAGATCGATCAGCGCGTCGATCCGCGATTCTGGCGTCTCAAAATCCATGGCGACGCGATCGAGCGGCCGCTTGAACTCACATACGATGACATCCTCAGGATGCCGTCGCG from Hyphomicrobium sp. MC1 harbors:
- a CDS encoding DNA gyrase inhibitor YacG encodes the protein MSAAKSGAKPLKCPICGKEAAEAYRPFCSKRCADIDLARWFTGGYAIAGRDEDEGDNATPPENGKRSGDEDEGV
- a CDS encoding energy transducer TonB; the protein is MLLRTIAILLSLSVHGLIGYAIWPRLHNEELEILDFGTGQDIELMPQGMVLDTVANRGDSVESLATPDVVPMDERKPPPEASSSVTPMLLRDVSGGAPEKSAQDVAMLPQQKPAPQSSPVAPPTPLHDARDVQQAQNTEDIPAIEPRKPSTQPPTVTSSNPLIDLPDDAGRQITPDVAPVREQAPAAQRPLVATAQLLRDVASKVESRKPDAAATVEEQRPAPEHPTTKPSEQLDAIAAPQKDAVEQIAAQPTETPLPNPLKAPSSGKPGDLPPLDQLKESKVTQIDKPSPPTPMAEQQPDTKEVEAQPEQVAIVTEESSATVKTGGEARIVGIYLGQINDRVQHSKVNPRSRQTGVVVLKYTIGTDGALLSKEVTSSSKYRVLDEAALAALDRATPFPPIPPEVSLKPMTFTQPFKFIVR
- a CDS encoding Crp/Fnr family transcriptional regulator — translated: MALKPDPADVLARTPLFGTLDESSRKAVAAELRDSAYEPGQIIFSRGQAGLELHIVTKGRVRLSVLTSDGRELSFAHVEAPSIFGELAVFDGLPRSADATAVNKVETLMLSKAAFVRLLGTQPSVGEAAVRFLAGRLRDADEQLEAIALHPIEARLARFFLASVRQKDPAGKAEKVSLALPISQSELALLVGASRPKVNAALGMLEQEGAIERRGQQVICNIAALSGIGRLDDRD
- a CDS encoding phosphoribosyltransferase, encoding MLNYTDRGSYKDRIIPAADLKVLPDPPYSNSFPIKLPDGDWADLPFLALPPDFDTAIAYLCITENSFELEDRLSTAMADLVRPLGAEVVIGMPTLGMVLAASVAKKLGHPYYVPLSYSRKFWFEDELSVPVISITSPLKPKTVFIDPRLLERLEGKRVLLVEDVISTGGTVSAELELMKKIGANIVGVVTAIKETRVWERTLGDIDPAYRALVHAPIKCPLFRKTPEGWVPDMLTMPT
- the hisD gene encoding histidinol dehydrogenase, with the translated sequence MPVRLNNNDNGFEAQFAELLGLKREVSVDVDNTVREIIADVRERGDAALVDLTQKFDRLDLRKAGIAVTADEIEAAYAACSKETLDALTFACNRIAEHHKRQLPTDDRYTDAAGVELGHRWTAVESVGLYVPGGLASYPSSVLMNAVPAKVAGVPRIVMVVPSPSGDLNPLVLAAAKISGVSEIYRIGGAQAVAALAYGTETIKPVVKIVGPGNAYVAAAKRQVFGVVGIDSIAGPSEVLVIADKNNNPEWIAADLLAQAEHDTAAQSILMTDDAEFANAVEKAVKRQLETLPRGNIAGESWNTYGATIILGSLGEAVPLADRIAAEHLEIATADAEDLAKRIRNAGAVFIGSVTPEVIGDYVSGSNHVLPTARSARFSSGLGVLDFMKRTSILKLDAAALSKLGPAAMTLARSEGLEGHRRSVEIRLEKAG
- the murA gene encoding UDP-N-acetylglucosamine 1-carboxyvinyltransferase, which produces MDRIRIVGGHALRGSIPISGAKNAALPLLIASLLTEDRLTLKNVPNLADVNLLVRILRNHGVDLAVDGKRSSPSGHLGDTIHLTARDIVDTTAPYEMVSRMRASFWVLGPLIARMGEARVSLPGGCAIGTRPVDLHLTGLKALGAEIDIDSGYVVAKAPKGLRGAHIVFPKVSVGATHNVLLAAALAKGETVIENAAREPEIGDVATCLTKMGAHVEGIGTSVLRIQGRDRLEGAVHTVLPDRIETGTFAMAVAATGGDVLLEGAHIHDLKTALDVLGETGTSVEATETGVRIARNGGGIRPVSVETQPFPGFPTDLQAQLMALLTCASGTSVIRETIFENRFMHVQELARLGADIQLHGDTATIKGVKALKGAPVMATDLRASVSLVIAGLAGEGETVINRVYHLDRGFEQLERKLSACGAEIERLSSG
- a CDS encoding UPF0262 family protein; translation: MDQTVASPEKSRDRLIEITLDAKSLGRANSNIEHEREVAIFDILDGNSFRVEDMNAGPYKLHLSLTEERLVLAISPAEGGDPVELGMALAPLKRIVKDYFMICESYYEAVRTAPPARIQAIDVSRRALHDEGSVLLKEKLLPRIVVDEDTARRLFTLVCSLHWKG
- a CDS encoding DUF2948 family protein gives rise to the protein MPDLKLIAFDTLDLGIISAHLQDAVLRVGEMTYLPKEKRFAAIVNRFDWANALGHSQTAQGRSDENFERRRAGIRFERVNAAQVQGIDFKDKRTALALLAVTFEPKGGEGSPEGDVTLTFSGGAAIRLSVECIEVELKDLGAAWGTKRSPEHPEDAS
- a CDS encoding Maf family nucleotide pyrophosphatase, which translates into the protein MSSLLPVFARTGVPGRETLRRTLSRERSETNAAIERPQLVLASASPRRVTLLAQVGVNPDALRPASIDETPKRGEMPRALVSRLARAKAEVARAQIANDPELAGAYILAADTVVAMGRKILMKPAHIEEAMASLQLLSGRTHKVQTCICLITPDDRVRTKIVDTRVRFRYLNKAELESYIASREWRGKAGGYAIQGLAGCFVQRLIGSYTNVVGLPLTEVVGLLNSEKFPIQYNWLKYAEVDRD
- a CDS encoding adenylate/guanylate cyclase domain-containing protein, coding for MTIVDRQKRRALPTLAVGWMKTAFDGIRSFIRRISNIGIKGYPPDIQRRLKIVNVFSALVVVTTCIYAAQLWASGVKEMLPAVYINLGVALIVALVPLMHRYNEIAGGLLLVVAEFSALIGFTAFFGRMGGAPLQYVIAAAAPFVIFEARRFRIIIAIVWLALILHLFVWFSFPMEAAKFRADEKTINSLYVQAAVTTFGLIAACVYYAFSLFERAKAETETVLRNVLPDSVVERLKEAPGETIADGFSEASVLFADITGFVGMARGLGPEKTVALLNHLVIAFDEIADHHGVEKIKTIGDAYMVASGVPVPRKDHVEALAATALDIVTAVKRISIEENIPISVRVGMASGPMMAGIIGKNKFSYDVWGDPVNLASRLEQSSTPGFIAICPTCAGALQSTFVLEPRADIEIKGVGQQTSWYLLARK